From Cotesia glomerata isolate CgM1 unplaced genomic scaffold, MPM_Cglom_v2.3 scaffold_18, whole genome shotgun sequence, one genomic window encodes:
- the LOC123273966 gene encoding uncharacterized protein LOC123273966 yields the protein MSLQGNHLEDADNIAIPLEQNLEPLNDPINMSKDDETMENDNVDLLLGLTFDMHGNLIQDLNATEQLTANFLTPELPVVIDSDQSTDILSSTPVTEDSVLSNQETPTISLIPPEPRLLVIEETPIVASDAMEIEVPESGEVIPEKSLVIRPNVLELEIRSSSNF from the exons ATGTCTCTTCAAGGAAACCATCTAGAAGATGCTGACAACATAGCAATACCACTAGAACAAAACTTGGAGCCACTGAATGATCCAATA aatatgTCAAAAGATGATGAGACTATGGAAAATGATAACGTTGATTTGTTATTGGGATTGACGTTTGATATGCATGGAAATCTGATTCAGGATTTAAATGCAACAGAGCAATTGACTGCGAATTTCCTGACTCCAGAATTACCAGTTGTGATTGACTCTGACCAATCTACGGACATTCTTTCCTCAACACCAGTCACCGAAGATTCTGTCCTCTCCAATCAAGAAACTCCAACCATTTCACTAATACCACCGGAACCACGACTCTTGGTGATTGAAGAAACTCCAATTGTCGCTTCAGACGCTATGGAGATAGAAGTACCTGAATCAGGAGAAGTTATTCCTGAAAAGTCACTAGTCATAAGACCAAACGTTCTAGAATTAGAAATTAGAAGCTCTAGCAACTTCTGA